The following coding sequences are from one Ornithodoros turicata isolate Travis chromosome 1, ASM3712646v1, whole genome shotgun sequence window:
- the LOC135400265 gene encoding uncharacterized protein LOC135400265, whose amino-acid sequence MEEERSLRWQDIRKQMHKAICERNTHEVQHCLRTACHLRLWLDPSDDESALHRAVQSNAFFIYGLLLSHKCCFKDVDEEQCLSGLNNMQKSELQRQEFFVTKYHKSYLHYLKSRSRSQTKRDHFETQVDSMFEKLDNVEILCTILKVSATSQHLRIRFDFERENVQCMVGCVSRYNLGITDNSTEEIFVAAKTKKQGPQQVDGEPDEEVLGTLAHELCHFALHLVYNNGGKPYFSHDVEKKLRYGDIVTDIERRVRQNASEVDPILRLAFPSNKEEELIVRVPHILAQYGSPGGGILKTQAPELFNFFKEVVSPDMNDYIRGACPGKDAEKILEQNARLGKAHRVDELNVSFDDPMLYNDLQEVPLLLLTAPNLSLLEVLVHDAVKSAGRPYLFLEALQWDEKITDLLCDHKSNFVILTCNHKRKLEKILRFLSEVSDVVGTRVILAVGDRDTEEITNYVKRNPFFRSAGNHCISRIDKATFKNVTQRCKEQVRMKSHIRLQGDEYAVRFSEVMDSETFSQFIDITVFLKLCESSYIEVGPSVCEGICGYYVKRRLEAARERQHDDQYLLDSWEKITVVVGVPGIGKSAMALWLSKKYKERDEKQWVLHINLPRKIGLVDSETDVSDIQQLAILSGVKTQGLEFALFHQCVQNGTPFNIVMIFDAFDEINEGCRRYVLKLIKYLRETLVYRIYLMSRTIFKTMIQDTIYTCPLEIAPFSNDNMINYLERYWRTNGVTAISDDALHAAAANTVASYTAEMKHAATALENPLLIRMIAELEQGSVFRRASAQVVENSGMFEIYRKFADYKYKIYTAEKLQLDARNFTIASEYENEMREKQFYYKLGLLAVRDIFQDKLDGILTNDELEQFEPRGRLAEDVAESRVGHGLVDGLSDGTVGFIHWTFAEFFAAHFLFHRVKDNISKDGKLKDLTTDLMLELYSNTFYVPMLFVDSSAAAPFPLHCAIINGNASYLRSNVTEQNMYDVDEFGRTILHVAALHAKPEVLKVLPINDSLMRRDKFGMTPLMYVEMTRERDEKWRRLNIFCARLSDVEWDEVIPTTFENALQERRLMRSVFYCAAVDSLCALLDLLLRQLCRTQRERRLEINPHLLDIDAIRDDDCRTVLFYAMSSAIFELLLPYCDVRAVDNRGHTPFLYNIHRLTDNRQKQLNLSEVTMPFLYLPAYFSNMWVEVGSKLNNGLSVCKQETRHKGKRIAISMELLDLLATIYAIHSANMMCTSASLTEIETLKLLLLRTRTNMPGNVPLRCTYNHTAPEIIKLLLPHAWIHLRGAPSSWNCSQVHLKLHGTTFDSFRTCGLLISLYYSPEKLCNIVSDWQDDDTYEHAFRALFPYVNTSDGRNYVLRFMRSGARRSQMHRSQYLPVLKHLLLAAPASHRYGCEALHHCIELGHVDVMKLLLPHSNINAKDTKGRTLLQVPCKPMVNEGSSTPWFHYEPFGQTASLTGENAAELLQRWLLKEDDDDDSVSSEETS is encoded by the coding sequence ATGGAGGAAGAAAGATCATTACGGTGGCAAGACATAAGGAAACAAATGCACAAGGCCATATGCGAAAGGAACACTCATGAAGTGCAGCACTGTCTTCGAACCGCATGCCATCTCAGGTTGTGGTTGGATCCGAGCGACGACGAGTCAGCTCTGCACAGAGCTGTGCAAAGCAATGCCTTCTTTATTTACGGTTTACTGCTGTCACACAAGTGCTGCTTCAAAGACGTCGATGAAGAACAATGCTTAAGTGGCCTGAACAACATGCAAAAATCTGAACTCCAACGACAGGAATTCTTTGTGACGAAGTACCACAAGTCTTACCTGCATTACCTCAAAAGTAGATCGCGCAGTCAGACGAAACGAGACCACTTTGAAACCCAAGTAGACAGCATGTTCGAAAAACTTGACAACGTCGAAATCCTATGCACCATCTTAAAAGTATCTGCCACTTCACAGCATCTGAGGATCAGATTCGATTTTGAGAGAGAAAACGTCCAGTGTATGGTAGGGTGTGTGAGCAGATACAATCTCGGAATTACGGACAACAGCACAGAAGAAATCTTTGTGGCAGCAAAGACTAAAAAGCAGGGCCCCCAACAAGTAGACGGAGAGCCAGATGAAGAAGTCTTGGGCACATTGGCCCACGAACTCTGTCATTTTGCCCTTCACCTTGTGTACAACAATGGCGGAAAACCTTATTTCAGCCATGACGTGGAGAAGAAGCTTCGTTATGGAGACATCGTCACAGACATCGAGAGGCGAGTCAGACAGAACGCAAGCGAAGTGGACCCAATTTTGCGCCTTGCCTTCCCCAGCaacaaagaagaagaattgATAGTTCGGGTTCCACACATCCTTGCCCAGTACGGGTCTCCTGGAGGTGGTATCCTCAAGACGCAGGCACCTGAACTATTCAATTTTTTTAAAGAGGTTGTTAGTCCGGACATGAATGATTACATAAGAGGTGCATGTCCCGGAAAAGACGCGGAAAAAATTCTGGAGCAAAATGCTAGGCTGGGAAAAGCACATCGGGTGGACGAGCTCAATGTCTCATTCGATGATCCCATGCTGTACAATGACTTGCAAGAAGTGCCTCTTCTCCTCCTTACAGCTCCCAACTTGTCGCTGTTAGAGGTACTTGTTCATGATGCCGTGAAATCAGCGGGGCGGCCGTATCTTTTCCTAGAAGCACTCCAGTGGGACGAAAAAATAACTGACCTCTTGTGCGATCATAAATCCAACTTCGTGATTCTGACGTGCAATCACAAAAGGAAACTGGAAAAGATATTGCGATTTTTGAGCGAGGTTTCGGATGTAGTCGGTACCAGAGTAATTCTAGCTGTTGGCGACAGGGACACAGAAGAAATTACGAATTATGTAAAAAGGAACCCTTTCTTTCGATCTGCTGGGAATCATTGCATATCTCGCATTGACAAAGCTACCTTTAAGAACGTCACACAAAGGTGCAAAGAACAAGTTAGAATGAAGTCTCACATACGACTTCAGGGTGACGAGTATGCAGTACGATTTAGCGAAGTAATGGATTCGGAAACATTCTCTCAATTTATTGACATTACTGTATTCTTGAAATTATGTGAATCAAGCTACATTGAAGTGGGGCCATCGGTTTGTGAAGGCATCTGTGGCTATTACGTGAAGCGTAGACTTGAAGCCGCACGCGAGAGGCAGCACGATGACCAGTATCTTTTGGATTCATGGGAGAAAATCACCGTTGTTGTTGGAGTCCCAGGAATTGGAAAGAGCGCGATGGCATTGTGGCTTTCGAAGAAATATAAGGAAAGAGATGAGAAGCAATGGGTGCTGCACATCAACCTCCCGAGAAAAATCGGGCTCGTGGATTCGGAAACTGATGTGAGTGACATCCAACAACTGGCCATTCTAAGCGGCGTAAAAACACAAGGACTGGAGTTCGCTTTGTTTCATCAGTGCGTGCAGAATGGTACTCCTTTTAATATTGTTATGATATTTGATGCATTCGACGAGATCAACGAAGGTTGTCGCAGGTATGTCCTGAAGCTTATAAAGTACTTGAGGGAAACCCTAGTTTATCGTATATATTTAATGAGCCGTACTATATTCAAGACCATGATACAGGATACCATTTACACCTGTCCTCTCGAAATCGCTCCGTTTTCGAATGACAACATGATCAACTACCTCGAAAGATACTGGAGGACAAACGGAGTGACTGCTATATCTGACGATGCATTACACGCAGCAGCTGCGAACACCGTCGCATCCTATACGGCAGAGATGAAGCATGCAGCGACAGCCTTGGAGAATCCACTTCTCATTCGAATGATTGCAGAATTGGAACAAGGTTCCGTTTTCCGCAGGGCATCAGCGCAGGTCGTGGAAAACAGTGGCATGTTTGAAATCTACAGGAAGTTCGCAGACTACAAGTACAAAATATACACAGCGGAGAAATTACAGCTGGACGCGCGTAATTTCACTATAGCTTCAGaatatgaaaatgaaatgaGAGAGAAGCAGTTCTACTACAAACTAGGTCTCCTTGCAGTAAGGGATATCTTTCAAGACAAACTGGACGGGATTCTGACCAATGATGAACTTGAGCAGTTCGAGCCACGGGGAAGACTCGCGGAAGACGTGGCTGAGAGTCGTGTGGGACACGGTTTAGTCGATGGGCTAAGCGACGGAACTGTAGGATTCATTCATTGGACGTTCGCCGAATTCTTTGCAGCCCATTTCCTATTCCACAGGGTAAAGGACAATATCTCGAAGGACGGTAAATTAAAGGACTTGACGACAGACCTCATGTTAGAGCTATATTCTAATACATTTTATGTGCCTATGCTGTTCGTCGATAGTTCCGCCGCTGCACCCTTTCCCCTGCATTGCGCCATTATCAATGGGAATGCTTCCTATCTAAGAAGTAATGTCACCGAACAAAACATGTACGACGTCGATGAGTTCGGTCGAACTATACTACACGTGGCTGCTTTGCACGCGAAGCCTGAGGTATTGAAAGTCCTCCCAATCAACGATTCACTGATGCGGAGAGATAAGTTCGGCATGACTCCGTTAATGTACGTGGAAATGACGCGGGAACGCGATGAGAAATGGCGTAGATTGAATATATTCTGTGCTCGTCTCTCTGATGTCGAGTGGGATGAAGTTATTCCAACCACATTCGAAAATGCATTGCAAGAAAGACGGCTAATGCGGTCAGTTTTCTATTGTGCTGCTGTCGACAGCCTCTGTGCCTTGTTAGATCTCCTTTTGAGACAGTTGTGCAGGACTCAGAGAGAACGTCGTCTCGAAATCAATCCTCATCTTTTGGACATTGATGCTATCAGGGACGATGATTGTAGGACAGTTTTGTTTTATGCAATGTCGTCGGCTATTTTCGAACTCCTCCTCCCTTACTGCGACGTTCGAGCTGTTGACAACCGTGGCCATACGCCATTCCTCTATAATATTCATAGGCTGACCGACAATCGGCAGAAACAGCTTAACCTCTCTGAGGTAACGATGCCGTTCCTTTATCTCCCAGCATACTTTTCAAACATGTGGGTGGAAGTTGGTAGCAAGCTCAACAATGGCCTCAGCGTGTGCAAACAGGAAACGCGGCACAAGGGAAAACGTATTGCCATTAGCATGGAGCTTCTCGACTTGCTAGCCACCATATACGCCATACATTCAGCGAACATGATGTGCACAAGTGCAAGCCTAACAGAGATCGAGACGTTAAAGTTGCTCCTGCTCCGGACACGCACGAATATGCCGGGCAATGTCCCACTGCGATGTACATATAATCATACAGCACCCGAGATCATCAAGTTGCTTCTTCCTCATGCGTGGATCCATTTGCGTGGAGCGCCGTCATCCTGGAACTGTAGCCAGGTGCATCTGAAACTGCATGGGACGACATTCGATTCATTCAGAACTTGTGGTCTACTAATCAGCCTTTATTACTCCCCCGAAAAACTCTGCAACATAGTGTCAGACTGGCAAGACGATGACACGTACGAGCACGCGTTTCGAGCCCTGTTTCCTTATGTGAATACCAGTGATGGACGCAACTACGTTCTGAGGTTCATGCGGTCGGGCGCACGTAGATCTCAGATGCACAGAAGCCAATACCTGCCTGTGCTCAAACACCTACTTTTGGCTGCGCCAGCTTCTCATCGATACGGCTGCGAAGCTCTGCACCACTGTATTGAACTAGGCCATGTAGATGTGATGAAGCTGTTACTCCCACATTCAAATATCAATGCTAAAGACACGAAGGGAAGGACACTTCTGCAAGTGCCTTGTAAGCCTATGGTTAACGAAGGTTCGTCTACGCCCTGGTTTCATTACGAGCCGTTCGGTCAGACCGCCTCGCTAACGGGGGAGAATGCTGCGGAGTTGCTCCAACGGTGGTTACTgaaggaagacgacgacgacgacagtgtTTCCAGCGAGGAAACGTCGTAG